The genomic segment GCTAATACCTATTTTTCTTTTATTATAGCATAGAAGTTGAGTACTCATTTACATGATAATCCGTATAAGATATAATATAATTATAAAGAATATTTAGAATATACGTTCAAAAGCATAAGAGAAATTGAAAGGGGAAATCCTATGAAAATTGCTACCTATCTACGCATGAAAGGTCGTTGTAATGAAGCACTTGATCTGTATAAGGATATTTTTAATGGTGAAGAACTTTTTAGGTATGTCCACGATGAAAATACCACAGAGAATGAAAGTATGATCGGAAAGATCTTTCACGCTGAAATGAAAATCCAAGACTTTTACATCTATATGTCTGACACGCAAGAAGACTTGGATTATAATAAACAAGCTTATAATATAACTGTGGAAGTGGATACACTGGAAGAAGCCCACAGAATCTTTGATCGCTTGAAAGAAGGTGGTCGTGTTCATACGCCCATAACAAAGATGGCTTATGGACCTTATATAGGTAATTTATTTGATAAGTTCGGGATTAATTGGGATATTGTTTATTGTTAAGCAAGCATGTTGATTACAAGATATATGGAAGTAATACTGAATTAACACTCAGTGTTACTTCCATTTTCATTCATAATAAAACAGTTATTCATTCGTTTAGCTCTTGTTCTTTTTTCTCTATGCCAGCTAGAAAATGCTCATAAACACTATGCTCTTTAGAACTTTCGATAAAGACTGCTTTAACGCACTTTTCATAAAACTTAGCTGGTCCAATTCCTCCGATAATGGCGTATATATAGCCTTCAGCTTTCATTGCATTTAATGAGCGCAATAATAAAGCTTTGCCTATACCTTTACCTTGACATTCTTCTATCACCCTAGTTGGTCCAAAAAAATCTGGAGCAGTTGCATTATAACAAGCATAGCCGAGGATTTTACTTCCTTTCGCTGCTATAAAACAGGATATCGGTCGGTTTGAGAAACATACATCGCATTCTCCAGCAGCATTAGGACTAGAATTCTCTCTTACCCAATCTATGATTCGATGTTTATCAGGTGCTAAAGCTCTAAAGATCTCTATCCCCTCTTTTTTTAGCCTGTCAACTTCTTCTTGGTAATCTTCTATCTGTAATAAATTAACTAACATATCTGCCATGATCTCATCTCCTTTCACTATTCGATTTCTAAATTCTCTATTGCCATTAATGCTGCACCTGCAACGCTATCATGCTCTGCTTCTTTTAACTTCATATGAGGCATTTTTATTCTTAAATTCTCTTTCAGTTGTTCTTGTATGCAGTGATAGTGTTTTAAAATGCCACCTAAAAAAGCTAGCTCTCCTGTCTCCATTTGGAGTTCTCTAGCAACAGTTACCACAAGCTTTGTTAATTCTCGTGCCGCTTTATTGCATATAGCCACTGCTTGTGGATCATTCATTTCAATAGCAGGTATTAATAGTGGTGCAAGACCAGCAATGTCTTTTTTGCTTTTTGCCTCTTTATAAGTGAAATGGATAATATCTTCTATCGTTTCCCCATGAATAGCATGGAGAACTGCATTCAAAAGTATAGATTCCTGACTTCTTTTATCGTAACTTCTAACTGCAGCTGTCAATATATCACGACCAATTGCATACCCGCTACCCTCATCATCAATGAGATGACCCCATCCTCCAGAACGAAAAGTCTTACCCTTATGATTTTTGCCAAAACATATGGATCCTGTACCGCTTATGAGTACCATTCCTTCTGGTCTTCCCATAGCTCCATACAATGCTGCCTCTTGATCGCCGACGATCAGTAACTTACTTTTAAAGCCAGTATTTCGTACCTCATTTTCTATAACTGATATTGCCTCTTTGTTACTAACACCAGCCGTTGATATGCATAGACTCCTAAAAGAATCTAATGACCCCGCTATACGCTCCATATCATGGATCAATGTTTGCACTGTATTTCTTATGTCTTCTTTCTTTTGACTGTTATAATTTAAAGGTCCTGCTAACCCATTATGAATGATGTTACCTTGTAGATCTCTTATCTGGATGGCAGTTTTAGTTCCACCACCATCCCATCCCGCTACATATTGTTTCATACACTTACCTCACATTTAGTCTTTTCTATTGAATCAACTTAATATTAAAGCTGCACCGGTAAAACACCCTGTGGAATTAAAGTTTTTCCCAATATTTCTGTTATGACCCTAAGACTATCAACAGTATATTCATAAATTGCAATGCCATAGACACTTTCAGGTAATTCACTTAAATCATAAGGATTTCTTAAAGCCAGGACAATAACATTTTTATTCTTCTCGGCTGCTTTTCTGACAAGTTCTAACTGCCCTTTATATAGATGCCCATTATATGTACCAATCATAATGGAACTATGATGATCAGCTCCCTTTAAGACCTCATCAATTTCTTCCTGTGTTGGTTCTGGTGATGTAATGATTCCTTTGCCTCCAAACTTCTTTGCCATGTATTCTGCAAAGTTAAAGCTGTCTCCATTGTTATTGGATACATTGGTAGCTCTGAATGGTATACTTCCTAGAAACAGTGGATTGCTGCCTAGTTCTGGTAATGTTTTAGATGGCATCTTAACAGGTGTGATGGATTGTTGAAGTAATTGATAAGCAAGTTCTTTACCTTTATCCACATCAAATCCAATTTCTGTGTCAAAGTGATCTGCGTAATACTCCTTCCAAGCAAAAATCTTCCCTATGGATGCATCCATTTCTTCCATGGAAAGTTCTCCGCATTCTAGTGCATTTACAAGCACATCAGAAGCTTCTCGTGCCAACTCTGCTGTATGTGAAATAAAAACCAAATCAACACCTGCCATGATAGCACGTTTCACCCCTTCTACTGTTCCATAGTATTTTTTGATTGCCTGCATTTCCATACAATCACTGACCACTAAGCCTTTATAGCCCATTTTTTCTTTTAATAAGCCTGTTATGATTTCACGGGACATGGTTGCTGGTATCTGCTCTTTCTCTATCTCTGGAAATAATATATGAGCTGACATAATAGCTGGAATGTTAGCTTCGATGACTTTTTGAAAAGGTACTAATTCACATTTCTCTAACTCTTCTAGGGTCTTATTAATCTGAGGTAGCCCAAGGTGTGAATCTACATTGGTATCCCCATGGCCTGGGAAATGTTTAGCAGACGCCAATACACCACCCTCCAATAAACCTCTAGTCGTAGCTACTGTGTATTCTGCTACATTTTCTGGACAATCACCATAACTCCTAACGCCTATAACTGGATTATCCCTATTGGAATTAATATCAACTACTGGTGCTAAATTAAAATTGACTCCTAATGATTTTAATTGACCGCCAGTAATTTTGCCAGCTTCATAAGCATTTTTGGGATTTCCAATGGCTGCTATAGCCATTGCCCCCGGCATATTAACAGCATCCTCTGCCAACCTAGTCACCATACCCCCTTCTTGATCAATTGTTATAAAAGCTCCTCTCCCAGTATGTTTTTTAACTAACCTTTGAAGGTTTTCACATAGTTCTTTCAGTTGGTTGTTACTTTCAATGTTATTTTTGAAGAGTATAATATTAGCAATTTTATACTTACTAATTAATTCCTCTGTTACATGATCAATAGTGGTCCCCGATATCCCAACTACAAGACGTTGCCCTACCTTCTCCCTTAATGTTAAGTTCATACCTTCCATCTCTCCTATTCATATAAATGGTATTTTTCTTTACGCTTTCTAAATGCTATTAAATCCTTATCATTTTTTTCAAGAATATCTTCACTGGTCCAATCATTTTTCTCAAAATAATCATTTCCAGACAAAAGGCTAATAAAGGGCTTACTGTTTTCCTTAAAAGGTGGTAATAATGCAAAAGAATCCGGATACATCTTCTTTAAACTCTCGATTATCACAAGACCTGTTTTATAACCTTCAAACTCTTTATAATCAGTCATATGTATGTGAACACCTTGGCAAAAAACACCTTTATGTTTGGAGCTAGTTGGCGTAAAATAAACTGGTGTAAATCCCACTCCATTTAAATTCTTTTCTCTCAGATGTTTAACCAACTTTTCAGCATTGATGTAGGGTGCTCCAAGTATTTCAAAGGGACATGATGTACCTCTTCCTTCTGAAACATTGGTTCCCTCCAACAAACAAGTACCTACATACAAGAGAGCTGTTTCAAAGCGAGGTATGCCAAGACTAGGCATTACCCATGTTTGATCTGTCTCGTGAAAAAGCATTTCTCTTCTCCACTCCCTACATGGAATCACAGTTAGATGACAGCCTATGTTTTGTTCTTCATTGACCATGTTGGCT from the Vallitalea okinawensis genome contains:
- a CDS encoding VOC family protein, which encodes MKIATYLRMKGRCNEALDLYKDIFNGEELFRYVHDENTTENESMIGKIFHAEMKIQDFYIYMSDTQEDLDYNKQAYNITVEVDTLEEAHRIFDRLKEGGRVHTPITKMAYGPYIGNLFDKFGINWDIVYC
- a CDS encoding GNAT family N-acetyltransferase, whose amino-acid sequence is MADMLVNLLQIEDYQEEVDRLKKEGIEIFRALAPDKHRIIDWVRENSSPNAAGECDVCFSNRPISCFIAAKGSKILGYACYNATAPDFFGPTRVIEECQGKGIGKALLLRSLNAMKAEGYIYAIIGGIGPAKFYEKCVKAVFIESSKEHSVYEHFLAGIEKKEQELNE
- a CDS encoding N-acetylglucosamine kinase, translated to MKQYVAGWDGGGTKTAIQIRDLQGNIIHNGLAGPLNYNSQKKEDIRNTVQTLIHDMERIAGSLDSFRSLCISTAGVSNKEAISVIENEVRNTGFKSKLLIVGDQEAALYGAMGRPEGMVLISGTGSICFGKNHKGKTFRSGGWGHLIDDEGSGYAIGRDILTAAVRSYDKRSQESILLNAVLHAIHGETIEDIIHFTYKEAKSKKDIAGLAPLLIPAIEMNDPQAVAICNKAARELTKLVVTVARELQMETGELAFLGGILKHYHCIQEQLKENLRIKMPHMKLKEAEHDSVAGAALMAIENLEIE
- the nagZ gene encoding beta-N-acetylhexosaminidase, whose amino-acid sequence is MNLTLREKVGQRLVVGISGTTIDHVTEELISKYKIANIILFKNNIESNNQLKELCENLQRLVKKHTGRGAFITIDQEGGMVTRLAEDAVNMPGAMAIAAIGNPKNAYEAGKITGGQLKSLGVNFNLAPVVDINSNRDNPVIGVRSYGDCPENVAEYTVATTRGLLEGGVLASAKHFPGHGDTNVDSHLGLPQINKTLEELEKCELVPFQKVIEANIPAIMSAHILFPEIEKEQIPATMSREIITGLLKEKMGYKGLVVSDCMEMQAIKKYYGTVEGVKRAIMAGVDLVFISHTAELAREASDVLVNALECGELSMEEMDASIGKIFAWKEYYADHFDTEIGFDVDKGKELAYQLLQQSITPVKMPSKTLPELGSNPLFLGSIPFRATNVSNNNGDSFNFAEYMAKKFGGKGIITSPEPTQEEIDEVLKGADHHSSIMIGTYNGHLYKGQLELVRKAAEKNKNVIVLALRNPYDLSELPESVYGIAIYEYTVDSLRVITEILGKTLIPQGVLPVQL
- a CDS encoding exo-beta-N-acetylmuramidase NamZ family protein, with the translated sequence MILKGIDRIREYDHLFKNKRLGLITSISGVNNELLSTIEILHENYRLNALFAPEHGVRGDRGAGQFVDTYIDDATGVTVYSLYRKDSKRLTEGMLNEVDAVVYDIQDLGVRYYTFISTLIYALEDCATHGKEVIILDRPNPLGGVKLEGNVLKNQFKSFVGTYPLATRYGLTVGELANMVNEEQNIGCHLTVIPCREWRREMLFHETDQTWVMPSLGIPRFETALLYVGTCLLEGTNVSEGRGTSCPFEILGAPYINAEKLVKHLREKNLNGVGFTPVYFTPTSSKHKGVFCQGVHIHMTDYKEFEGYKTGLVIIESLKKMYPDSFALLPPFKENSKPFISLLSGNDYFEKNDWTSEDILEKNDKDLIAFRKRKEKYHLYE